In Sediminitomix flava, a single genomic region encodes these proteins:
- a CDS encoding WG repeat-containing protein, which yields MTQKLILSFLLSFSVHSLFAQHLQVFTEDYKKFGYLHRQTEEIVKKAKYDIALEFEGRVARVVKNGKWGLVDEKGKTIVKPKYDYISKFNEFDVAKVCKGCDEYGLGGLWGLLDKEGILITPPFFEYISEYNNDGIAIVCKGGFLKEEQKLDYAPLISFEEPVLILARKDGKVFEEEPWSWATSTNANESIELFNLYPYAYRKEGHWGLIDRDGHYVTGLIYDMIGHLPSAEYISPEKSIIKVCTACEVLVRESYGKVHDYFEDSWIGGKQGYIDFEGKEVIPLEYGYIKEVVADKKYLLVSDENRRHIIDEQRHLNYWTGKGKVALIEKNTGKKIIPFKYNMIEVFIYNESMQYIVGYVDREKEIEFYGVLDKSGKEIIPPSEEYQEIIPVTNDIFITVKKDNLSEKYGLINLNISETLTPQFMDYELAFDGETIKGIEFYDRNKQKKVYKIHSL from the coding sequence ATGACCCAGAAACTAATACTTTCCTTTTTACTTAGTTTTTCTGTGCACAGTCTATTTGCACAGCATTTACAAGTATTTACTGAAGACTACAAAAAGTTTGGATACCTACATCGACAAACTGAAGAAATTGTCAAAAAGGCAAAATATGATATTGCTTTAGAATTTGAAGGAAGAGTAGCGAGAGTCGTAAAAAATGGGAAATGGGGTTTAGTAGATGAAAAAGGTAAAACGATAGTAAAACCTAAGTATGATTATATCAGTAAGTTTAATGAATTTGATGTAGCTAAAGTCTGTAAAGGCTGTGATGAATATGGATTGGGTGGACTTTGGGGACTCTTAGATAAAGAAGGAATTCTGATCACACCACCATTTTTTGAATACATTTCTGAGTATAATAACGATGGGATTGCAATTGTTTGCAAAGGAGGATTCTTAAAAGAAGAACAAAAACTAGATTACGCTCCTTTAATATCTTTTGAGGAACCTGTATTGATTTTAGCTAGAAAAGATGGGAAAGTTTTTGAAGAAGAACCTTGGAGTTGGGCTACTTCAACCAATGCAAATGAAAGTATTGAGCTTTTTAATCTTTATCCTTATGCATATCGGAAAGAGGGGCATTGGGGATTAATTGATCGTGATGGTCATTATGTGACAGGTCTTATTTATGATATGATAGGACATTTACCTTCGGCTGAATATATTTCTCCAGAAAAATCAATCATTAAAGTTTGTACAGCATGTGAAGTTCTAGTGAGAGAATCTTATGGTAAAGTGCATGATTATTTTGAAGATAGTTGGATTGGAGGGAAACAAGGGTATATAGATTTTGAAGGTAAGGAAGTTATCCCATTGGAATATGGTTATATAAAAGAAGTCGTAGCAGATAAAAAATACTTGTTGGTCTCAGATGAGAACCGAAGACATATTATAGACGAACAAAGGCATTTAAATTATTGGACAGGTAAAGGAAAGGTAGCCTTAATTGAGAAAAATACAGGCAAAAAAATCATTCCTTTTAAGTATAACATGATTGAGGTATTTATCTATAATGAATCGATGCAGTATATAGTGGGGTACGTAGATAGAGAAAAGGAAATAGAGTTTTATGGAGTACTAGATAAGTCAGGTAAAGAGATTATTCCACCTAGTGAAGAATATCAAGAAATCATTCCTGTGACAAATGATATTTTTATCACTGTAAAAAAAGATAACCTATCTGAAAAGTATGGTCTAATTAATCTTAATATAAGCGAAACACTTACGCCTCAATTTATGGATTATGAATTAGCCTTTGATGGAGAGACAATTAAAGGCATAGAATTCTATGATCGGAACAAGCAGAAGAAAGTATATAAAATTCATTCCCTTTAG
- a CDS encoding peroxiredoxin, which translates to MSLINKPAPKFTAPAVINGDEIVEDFSLEQYIGKNEVIFFFYPKDFTFVCPTEILAFQEKIEEFEKRGVKVVGCSTDTEESHLAWLMTPKNQGGIEGVKYPIVADTAKTISMAYDVLAGDYVEDENGQIQFEGVAPIAYRGTFLIDKKGMVRHFVINDLPLGRNIDEALRMVEALQFVEEHGDVCPANWEEGKDAMKPTREGVADYLSNH; encoded by the coding sequence ATGTCATTGATTAACAAACCTGCACCAAAGTTTACAGCTCCTGCAGTAATTAATGGAGACGAGATCGTTGAAGATTTTTCTTTAGAGCAATACATTGGAAAGAATGAAGTGATTTTCTTCTTCTACCCAAAAGATTTCACTTTTGTATGTCCAACTGAAATCCTTGCTTTCCAAGAGAAAATCGAAGAGTTTGAGAAAAGAGGTGTAAAGGTTGTGGGTTGTTCTACTGACACTGAAGAGTCTCACTTGGCATGGTTGATGACTCCTAAAAACCAAGGTGGAATCGAAGGTGTAAAATACCCAATCGTAGCAGATACAGCTAAAACTATCTCTATGGCATATGATGTATTGGCAGGTGACTACGTTGAAGATGAGAACGGTCAAATCCAATTCGAAGGTGTTGCTCCAATTGCTTACAGAGGAACTTTCTTGATTGACAAAAAAGGTATGGTTCGTCATTTCGTAATCAATGACCTTCCATTAGGTAGAAACATTGACGAGGCTCTAAGAATGGTTGAAGCACTTCAATTCGTAGAAGAGCACGGTGATGTTTGTCCTGCAAACTGGGAAGAAGGTAAAGATGCAATGAAACCTACAAGAGAAGGTGTTGCTGATTACTTATCAAATCACTAA
- a CDS encoding DoxX family protein, with the protein MKAKKIGYYVSTGLLTALMLMSAGMYIFNNAEITKAFESFGFPTYIIYPLAAAKILGLVAIWTKLSTTLKEWAYAGFFFNFTLAAAAHIMIGDGEQGGAIVALILLFTSYFLDRAVFGKSEVKKELESVA; encoded by the coding sequence ATGAAAGCTAAAAAAATAGGATACTACGTTTCTACAGGATTACTTACAGCTTTGATGTTGATGTCTGCAGGGATGTATATTTTCAACAATGCAGAAATAACAAAAGCATTTGAAAGCTTCGGCTTCCCTACATACATTATTTATCCTTTAGCTGCAGCTAAGATTCTAGGCTTAGTTGCTATTTGGACAAAATTGTCGACTACACTTAAAGAATGGGCTTATGCAGGCTTTTTCTTTAACTTCACTCTTGCCGCAGCAGCTCATATCATGATTGGTGATGGAGAACAAGGCGGAGCAATTGTAGCTTTAATTCTTTTATTCACTTCATATTTTTTGGATAGAGCAGTTTTCGGAAAAAGTGAAGTAAAAAAAGAATTAGAATCAGTGGCTTAA
- a CDS encoding TIGR04282 family arsenosugar biosynthesis glycosyltransferase: MITNEKKQSENALIIFVKEPIERKVKTRLGKTIGYDLAVEVYKELLKDTLEAVRNLEADIFIYYQDQIVSNDLWDQINVKKQLQQTGDLGVKMMTAFQECLNLGYKKVGIIGSDCPDITGEILINSYNFLEKSDVTIGPAEDGGYYLLALKEIHPQIFEGKKWSTSSVFKDTLNDFKELNLTFSTLPPLSDLDNENDLNKFPKYKQLVNSLIQS, translated from the coding sequence ATGATCACTAACGAAAAAAAACAATCTGAGAATGCTTTAATCATTTTCGTAAAAGAACCAATCGAAAGAAAAGTCAAGACAAGGTTAGGTAAAACTATAGGTTATGACTTAGCTGTTGAGGTATATAAAGAACTTCTCAAAGATACACTAGAAGCTGTAAGAAACTTGGAAGCAGATATTTTCATTTACTATCAAGACCAGATTGTTTCTAACGATTTATGGGATCAAATTAATGTAAAAAAGCAACTTCAGCAGACTGGAGACCTAGGTGTAAAAATGATGACTGCCTTTCAAGAATGTTTAAATCTCGGATATAAAAAAGTAGGAATCATTGGTAGTGACTGTCCTGATATTACAGGTGAAATCTTAATTAATTCTTATAATTTTTTAGAAAAATCTGATGTAACTATTGGTCCTGCTGAAGATGGTGGTTACTACCTATTGGCATTAAAAGAAATACATCCTCAAATTTTTGAAGGAAAAAAATGGAGTACATCTAGTGTGTTTAAAGACACATTAAATGATTTTAAAGAACTAAACCTAACATTTTCAACCCTACCTCCCCTATCTGATCTAGACAATGAGAATGACCTCAATAAATTCCCTAAATACAAGCAATTGGTTAATTCATTAATTCAATCTTAA
- a CDS encoding NAD(P)/FAD-dependent oxidoreductase yields MEKIDVPQLNVPRIVIIGAGFAGIQLIKRLKNKDVQIVLFDRNNYHTFQPLLYQVATAGLEPDAISFPVRKIFKKYKNVFFRMGTVQRVVAEENKILTDIGELDYDYLVVATGSRTNFFGLDDVQANSMSMKTVAQSLDLRSAMLQNFEQALLTKNLEEREKLMNFVIVGGGPTGVELAGALGELKNHILPLDYPELDVRRMQIHLIEASSRLLPALSKKSSEKSIGYLKELGVNVWTNTAVINFDGEVVVTKGEKSSQILSKNVIWSAGVEGNPIKGVDDAMQPSKRIKVNEFNQLEEFENVFAIGDIAFMPQKDFPRGHPMVAPVAIQQGNLLAKNIIKLVNKDGKLKPFKYRDKGSMATIGKNRAVVEIGKMKYQGAFAWFVWMFVHIMSLVGMRNKAVVLINWTWNYINYDRGNRLIIRKHKRVDSSRQQSEKLNDLDEII; encoded by the coding sequence ATGGAAAAGATCGATGTACCTCAGTTAAATGTCCCTCGAATAGTAATTATCGGCGCTGGTTTTGCTGGTATTCAGCTTATCAAAAGATTGAAAAATAAAGACGTTCAAATCGTCCTTTTTGATCGAAATAACTATCATACCTTTCAACCTCTTTTATATCAAGTGGCTACGGCAGGTTTAGAACCTGATGCGATTTCATTTCCGGTGAGAAAAATTTTCAAAAAGTACAAAAATGTATTTTTTAGAATGGGAACTGTACAAAGAGTAGTCGCTGAAGAAAACAAAATCTTAACAGATATTGGTGAGCTAGATTATGATTACTTGGTAGTAGCTACTGGTTCTAGGACAAACTTTTTTGGATTAGATGATGTACAGGCAAATAGCATGTCAATGAAAACTGTTGCTCAATCTCTTGATCTAAGAAGTGCAATGCTTCAAAATTTTGAACAAGCACTGCTTACTAAGAATTTGGAGGAACGTGAAAAACTGATGAATTTCGTGATTGTAGGTGGGGGACCAACGGGAGTTGAGTTAGCTGGTGCTCTAGGAGAGTTGAAAAATCACATCTTACCATTAGATTACCCAGAGCTAGATGTTAGAAGAATGCAAATTCATTTAATTGAAGCAAGTTCGAGACTTTTGCCAGCGTTGAGTAAAAAATCATCCGAGAAATCTATCGGTTATCTGAAAGAATTAGGTGTAAATGTCTGGACAAATACTGCTGTTATCAATTTTGACGGTGAAGTAGTCGTTACTAAGGGAGAGAAATCAAGTCAAATTCTTTCTAAGAATGTAATATGGTCTGCAGGTGTTGAAGGGAACCCTATCAAGGGTGTAGATGATGCTATGCAACCTTCTAAGCGAATCAAAGTAAATGAATTCAATCAATTGGAAGAATTCGAAAATGTATTTGCTATAGGTGATATTGCTTTTATGCCTCAAAAAGATTTTCCAAGAGGACATCCAATGGTAGCACCTGTTGCTATACAACAAGGAAATTTATTGGCTAAAAATATTATAAAACTAGTTAATAAAGACGGTAAGCTAAAGCCTTTCAAATATCGTGATAAAGGAAGTATGGCTACTATTGGTAAAAATAGAGCTGTAGTAGAAATTGGTAAAATGAAATACCAAGGAGCTTTTGCATGGTTTGTGTGGATGTTTGTACATATCATGTCTTTGGTAGGAATGAGAAACAAGGCTGTAGTTTTGATTAACTGGACGTGGAATTATATCAATTACGATAGAGGGAATCGCTTAATCATAAGAAAACATAAACGTGTAGATTCAAGTCGGCAACAATCCGAAAAATTAAATGATCTAGATGAAATTATATAA
- a CDS encoding electron transfer flavoprotein subunit beta/FixA family protein, whose product MKILVCISHVPDTTTKIKFVDNKLDTKDVQFIIGPYDDFALARAVEIAAEKGGTVTALNVGTAETEPTIRKALAIGANDAIRVDAEPTDAMFVAKQIVAVAKEGNYDMILMGRESSDFNGGIVHGLVAEMLDIPSIAPCMKLELDGDKAKVDREIEGGKEELTVSLPFVAGCQEPIAEWKIPNMRGIMMARKKPLNVIPAAEVANSISYESFELPAEKAGCKMVEADKLDELVTLLKEEAKVF is encoded by the coding sequence ATGAAAATTTTAGTATGTATAAGCCACGTACCAGATACAACAACTAAAATAAAATTTGTTGACAATAAACTAGACACTAAAGATGTACAATTCATCATTGGCCCTTATGATGATTTTGCATTGGCTAGAGCAGTAGAAATTGCTGCAGAAAAAGGTGGTACTGTAACAGCACTTAATGTTGGTACTGCAGAAACTGAACCGACAATCAGAAAAGCACTTGCTATTGGCGCTAATGATGCCATTCGTGTAGATGCAGAACCTACAGATGCAATGTTTGTAGCTAAGCAAATTGTAGCAGTAGCAAAAGAAGGTAATTACGATATGATCTTGATGGGTCGAGAATCATCAGATTTTAATGGTGGTATCGTACACGGCCTTGTTGCTGAAATGTTAGATATTCCTTCTATTGCTCCATGTATGAAGTTAGAGCTTGATGGAGACAAAGCTAAAGTAGATCGTGAAATTGAAGGTGGAAAAGAAGAATTAACAGTATCCCTACCGTTTGTAGCTGGATGTCAAGAACCTATTGCAGAATGGAAAATTCCTAACATGAGAGGAATTATGATGGCTCGTAAAAAGCCATTGAATGTAATTCCAGCAGCAGAGGTAGCGAATTCAATTAGCTATGAAAGCTTTGAATTACCAGCAGAAAAAGCAGGCTGTAAAATGGTAGAAGCAGATAAGCTTGATGAGCTTGTTACTCTTCTTAAAGAAGAAGCTAAAGTATTCTAA
- a CDS encoding electron transfer flavoprotein subunit alpha/FixB family protein yields the protein MSVLVFVETDGGSVKKSSLEAIVYGSKVGEVTVAAMGTISNDELAGLGKYGATKVIHADDTQLDNGVIQATASFIAQAAEKAACNTVVMARSSLVDAIASRVAVKTDSAIVTNIVSVPDTSNGFAVKRGIYTGKAFATVNVNAEKKVLTIAKNAVAVEEVGGGDATVESFSTAYGANDFGVERVSVHKAEGDVLLPEADRVVSAGRGLKGPENWGMIEDLAQTLGAATACSKPVSDMDWRPHHEHVGQTGIKVAPTLYIAVGISGAIQHLAGVNSSKVIVAINKDPEAPFFKAADYGVVGDAFEVVPKLNELLKQNQN from the coding sequence ATGTCTGTATTAGTCTTTGTAGAAACGGATGGAGGAAGTGTAAAGAAATCTTCTCTAGAAGCAATCGTGTATGGTTCTAAAGTGGGTGAAGTAACTGTAGCTGCTATGGGTACTATCTCAAACGATGAACTTGCAGGATTAGGAAAATATGGTGCTACAAAAGTAATTCACGCAGATGATACGCAGCTTGATAATGGTGTCATTCAAGCGACTGCATCTTTTATAGCTCAAGCAGCAGAAAAAGCGGCTTGTAACACAGTTGTAATGGCTCGCTCTTCATTAGTTGATGCCATTGCTTCAAGAGTAGCAGTGAAAACTGATAGTGCAATCGTAACAAATATTGTAAGTGTTCCTGATACGTCTAATGGATTTGCCGTTAAAAGAGGTATCTATACAGGTAAAGCTTTTGCTACTGTAAATGTGAATGCAGAGAAAAAAGTATTGACAATCGCTAAAAATGCTGTTGCTGTTGAAGAAGTTGGCGGAGGAGATGCTACCGTAGAGTCATTCTCGACAGCTTACGGAGCCAATGATTTTGGAGTGGAAAGAGTTTCTGTTCATAAAGCTGAAGGAGATGTCCTACTTCCAGAAGCAGATAGAGTAGTTTCTGCAGGTAGAGGATTGAAAGGTCCTGAGAATTGGGGTATGATTGAAGACCTTGCTCAAACTTTAGGAGCAGCTACGGCTTGTTCTAAACCAGTATCTGATATGGATTGGAGACCTCACCACGAACACGTTGGACAAACAGGTATTAAAGTAGCTCCTACTTTGTACATTGCAGTTGGTATTTCTGGAGCAATTCAGCACTTGGCTGGAGTAAATTCTTCTAAAGTGATTGTTGCTATCAACAAAGACCCAGAAGCACCATTCTTCAAAGCTGCAGATTATGGTGTTGTTGGAGATGCGTTTGAAGTTGTTCCAAAGTTGAATGAACTTCTAAAACAAAACCAGAACTAA
- a CDS encoding IS1 family transposase: MSLKLGTRKANMVKKLWKFIPKNLRSKIKVYSDHYPAYQKILPVEIHETCDTKRETNHVERLNCSLRKRVSRLVRKSLSFSKKFKYHHLAIKYFIANYNLSLNP; the protein is encoded by the coding sequence GTGAGTCTGAAGCTTGGTACTCGTAAAGCCAACATGGTCAAAAAACTATGGAAGTTTATACCGAAGAACCTTAGAAGTAAAATAAAGGTCTACTCAGATCATTATCCAGCTTATCAAAAGATATTGCCCGTAGAGATTCATGAAACATGTGATACTAAAAGAGAAACAAATCATGTAGAACGATTGAACTGCAGTTTGAGGAAAAGGGTGAGTAGGCTAGTTCGAAAAAGTTTATCTTTTTCTAAGAAGTTTAAATATCATCATTTAGCGATTAAATATTTTATTGCTAATTACAATCTATCCCTAAATCCTTAA
- a CDS encoding IS1/IS1595 family N-terminal zinc-binding domain-containing protein — protein sequence MPNSKYLSCPSCNSNDIVKNGLIHTKKKQNYKCKSCKRQFVEHNNHYVSEETKAIIRRLLLERVSQRGIARATNVSLSWLRLFINQELAKIPKHLNCSLQKNPKLVSTPRVLEVDEMWSFKKRINVGFGYF from the coding sequence ATGCCTAATTCTAAATATCTATCTTGTCCAAGTTGTAATAGCAATGATATTGTCAAAAATGGTTTAATTCATACTAAGAAAAAGCAAAATTATAAATGTAAAAGCTGCAAAAGGCAATTTGTAGAGCATAATAACCATTATGTAAGCGAAGAAACCAAAGCTATTATCAGACGCTTACTTTTAGAAAGAGTTAGCCAACGAGGAATTGCCAGAGCAACGAATGTGAGCTTGTCTTGGCTTAGGCTATTTATCAATCAAGAATTGGCAAAGATACCTAAACATTTGAATTGCAGTTTACAAAAGAATCCCAAGCTTGTAAGTACGCCAAGAGTACTAGAAGTAGATGAAATGTGGAGTTTTAAAAAACGAATAAATGTTGGGTTTGGATACTTCTAG
- a CDS encoding mechanosensitive ion channel family protein, with amino-acid sequence MNNTSKYIKKNFFFSLIIFGLFIFSNKAQAQITEELLVPVDSTKTLTIPVEKVISTSLQTTIKLNKISKSLIPVERIEKDKIKSDSILAVIDTLLSIEKKVNLDSLLSRELNDKKAFWNGYKDILDKEVSNIQSNISDLSTKGKAVNTEYKLWMNTSNLTDSVYTDSLYSLTINEMIQLSDSVSNLILERKTICFASLKNLKLYYFKVDDLLSEINTINKQRQEKLLNQTHPSLFGLSYMEPSQWDFISTLKTFKRNNLLIINHFYQSNSLRVLLFGLYLTLLIILFIYLNKKSDFEVLSHQNVYQRSTAIILKRPLSIAVIIAIFTSGFFFSDRPPILIDISIIILTIPILDIVAHVSNKRGKIYLIAYAVLILLRFSNYIFAPSTAIHRLTILAMGIIELFLMSTLYKKLDISEITSKAFNQFVRFIILFHIIAASIGILANFTGHLVLADVSIDISITNTLVGLLLIIFTMLTVGLLQYGIESSFCKKSHFIRKRTKFLKKNIEVIILFITSFLWFTYILQILRINDTAKQLFTSVFGFNISLGTTSFSIWNVLLFFFIIWLSVKVSDLVKAILEDDILDRLKLKKGVPRIISATVKFSLITAGILLAISAVGMPLDQLTIIISAFSVGIGFGLQNIVSNFVSGIVLLFERPIQIGDTVEVNNLIGNVESMGIRSSNIRTFDGAEVVVPNANLISNELINWTLSDQKRRIEIFSGVAYGSDVYNVKDILTGILNEHPDILQEPKPLVLFNDLGESSLDFRLLFWTGNYDRWVIIKSEVVFMIYDALNEAKISIPFPQRDLHIIQDKDDGVK; translated from the coding sequence GTGAACAATACTTCGAAATACATAAAAAAGAACTTCTTCTTTAGTTTAATCATCTTTGGACTTTTTATATTTTCAAATAAAGCCCAAGCTCAGATTACGGAAGAACTATTAGTTCCTGTCGATTCTACTAAAACCTTGACAATTCCAGTAGAAAAAGTTATTTCTACCTCTCTTCAAACAACTATAAAACTCAATAAAATTAGTAAATCTCTTATCCCTGTAGAAAGAATCGAAAAGGATAAGATAAAGTCAGATTCTATTTTGGCTGTAATAGATACACTGCTATCAATTGAGAAAAAAGTCAATTTGGACAGTTTGTTATCGAGAGAACTCAACGATAAAAAAGCTTTTTGGAATGGTTATAAAGATATTCTAGATAAAGAAGTCAGTAATATACAAAGTAACATTTCAGACTTATCCACTAAAGGTAAAGCTGTAAATACGGAATATAAATTATGGATGAACACCAGTAATCTTACCGACTCTGTATATACCGATTCACTTTATAGCCTTACGATCAATGAGATGATTCAACTTTCAGATAGTGTGAGTAACCTAATTCTAGAAAGAAAAACAATATGCTTTGCTTCACTTAAAAATTTAAAACTATACTACTTCAAAGTTGATGACTTATTATCTGAGATCAATACGATAAATAAACAAAGACAGGAGAAACTCTTAAATCAAACGCACCCTTCCTTATTTGGACTTAGCTATATGGAACCATCCCAATGGGATTTTATAAGTACTTTAAAAACTTTCAAACGGAACAACTTACTTATCATCAATCATTTTTATCAAAGTAATTCTCTTAGGGTTCTTCTATTTGGTCTTTACCTTACTCTACTCATTATACTATTCATTTATCTAAATAAAAAAAGTGATTTTGAGGTCTTATCCCATCAGAATGTATATCAACGTTCTACTGCTATCATTTTAAAAAGACCTTTGAGCATAGCCGTAATCATTGCCATATTTACTTCAGGTTTCTTTTTTAGTGATCGCCCTCCAATTCTCATAGATATAAGTATAATCATTCTAACAATCCCAATACTTGATATCGTTGCTCACGTATCAAACAAAAGAGGTAAAATCTATTTAATAGCCTATGCAGTTCTTATTCTTCTAAGATTTAGTAATTATATTTTTGCTCCATCAACGGCTATACATCGCCTTACTATTTTAGCGATGGGTATCATAGAGCTATTTTTGATGTCTACGCTCTACAAAAAACTAGACATCAGTGAAATTACGAGTAAAGCATTTAATCAGTTTGTCCGATTTATCATTCTATTTCATATAATTGCTGCATCAATAGGTATCCTCGCCAATTTCACAGGGCATTTAGTACTTGCAGATGTATCAATTGATATTTCTATTACAAACACTCTAGTAGGTTTATTATTAATCATTTTTACAATGCTTACTGTCGGCCTTCTTCAATACGGTATTGAAAGTAGCTTTTGTAAAAAGTCACATTTTATCAGAAAAAGAACAAAGTTTCTGAAGAAGAATATAGAGGTCATCATATTGTTCATTACTTCTTTTCTTTGGTTTACCTACATTCTTCAAATCCTAAGAATTAATGATACTGCTAAACAATTATTCACTTCGGTATTTGGTTTTAACATCTCTCTAGGCACAACAAGCTTTAGTATTTGGAATGTCCTACTCTTTTTCTTCATCATTTGGCTTTCTGTGAAGGTCTCAGATTTAGTCAAAGCAATTTTAGAAGACGATATTTTAGATAGACTTAAACTTAAAAAAGGGGTTCCAAGAATTATCTCTGCTACTGTTAAATTCAGTTTGATTACGGCTGGAATTCTACTTGCTATTAGTGCTGTCGGAATGCCTCTAGATCAACTCACCATTATAATAAGTGCATTCTCTGTAGGTATTGGTTTTGGTCTGCAAAACATTGTCAGCAACTTTGTTTCTGGGATTGTACTTTTATTTGAAAGACCTATTCAAATAGGTGATACCGTAGAGGTCAATAACCTAATCGGAAATGTAGAGTCTATGGGGATTCGTTCTAGTAATATCAGAACATTTGACGGAGCAGAAGTCGTTGTCCCAAATGCCAACCTAATCTCCAATGAATTAATTAACTGGACTTTATCCGATCAGAAGAGACGTATTGAAATCTTTTCTGGAGTTGCTTACGGTTCTGATGTTTATAATGTAAAAGACATTCTAACAGGTATTCTCAATGAACACCCTGACATCTTACAAGAGCCAAAACCTCTCGTTTTATTCAACGATCTTGGCGAAAGCTCCCTTGATTTTAGACTTCTATTTTGGACAGGAAATTATGACCGTTGGGTCATTATCAAAAGTGAGGTTGTCTTTATGATTTATGATGCATTAAATGAAGCAAAAATTTCAATACCATTTCCTCAAAGGGATTTGCATATTATACAAGATAAAGATGATGGGGTTAAATAA
- a CDS encoding antibiotic biosynthesis monooxygenase family protein, which yields MIAKTPEPPYYAVIFTNTINENLEGYADTATRMVELAEEQEGFLGFESARDGIGISVSYWKDLESIRLWKANSEHLFAQEKGKSEWYKSYTTRIAKVEREYSFDSGV from the coding sequence ATGATTGCAAAGACTCCTGAACCACCTTATTACGCTGTTATTTTTACAAATACAATCAATGAAAACCTTGAAGGTTATGCAGATACAGCTACACGAATGGTAGAATTGGCTGAAGAACAAGAAGGATTTTTAGGCTTTGAGTCAGCTAGAGATGGAATAGGAATTTCAGTTTCTTATTGGAAAGATTTGGAATCGATCAGATTGTGGAAAGCAAACTCAGAACATTTATTTGCCCAAGAAAAAGGAAAATCAGAATGGTATAAATCTTATACAACTCGAATCGCAAAAGTTGAAAGAGAATATAGTTTTGATTCAGGTGTTTAG